Proteins encoded in a region of the Pedosphaera parvula Ellin514 genome:
- a CDS encoding DUF4190 domain-containing protein: MSEFKFACSNCGQNILSDTTQVGTSVTCPSCQTPLIVPNIPAGTSTAPPPSAPGLRRADSSSYNPPPPPNVTPVVEKTSGLAIASLVCSLSSFVICIGWLPGIICGHLAKAELRRNPKLKGSGLATAGLVIGYISLAFLILFCALLTPAFIKGFKRGLERGRQNRQPYIQGNN; this comes from the coding sequence ATGAGTGAATTTAAATTTGCCTGTTCCAACTGCGGCCAAAATATTTTGTCAGACACGACTCAGGTCGGCACCTCCGTTACCTGCCCCTCCTGCCAGACTCCTTTGATCGTTCCCAATATACCCGCGGGCACGTCCACGGCACCTCCTCCGTCTGCCCCCGGTCTCCGCAGGGCTGACTCATCATCCTACAACCCGCCCCCACCGCCCAACGTAACGCCGGTTGTCGAAAAAACTTCCGGCCTTGCCATCGCCTCACTCGTCTGCTCGCTTTCCAGTTTCGTAATCTGCATCGGTTGGCTTCCCGGAATCATCTGTGGCCACCTCGCCAAGGCTGAACTACGTCGAAATCCCAAACTCAAAGGCTCCGGCCTGGCCACCGCCGGACTTGTCATCGGTTACATTTCCCTTGCCTTCCTCATTCTCTTCTGTGCCCTGCTCACTCCTGCCTTTATAAAAGGCTTCAAGCGCGGCTTGGAGCGTGGCCGGCAAAACCGACAGCCCTATATCCAGGGCAACAACTGA